The proteins below come from a single Hemibagrus wyckioides isolate EC202008001 linkage group LG22, SWU_Hwy_1.0, whole genome shotgun sequence genomic window:
- the trmt2a gene encoding tRNA (uracil-5-)-methyltransferase homolog A isoform X1: MSGSQVVMADVMTADSSNLNQETDLQPGSLQEEKQPKEEPGAESNKEGEEGEDCSNSDIYRYIKDDLFTSEIFKVQIQNLPRYIGFNDLKKFLSKHGLNPHKIKLMGRQSFAFVTFKNQEDRDKAMKLVHGVHWKGKVLSVRLAKPKADPLLRKRKQDGEAADGGQPAPKRPAEGRDGGEDEPLGVQLANVVTPLWQVPYPEQLQRKEQEVEAVLHTLTREIGNSNKAMLPWLFVQKEKNKGVCCPLEPIKPSPVQTEYRNKCEFVISAGADGEDKTVGFRLGKYKGGSCAVVSPSDTIHVPEGAKRVVLAFQNYIRSTPYAVYSPETYEGHWRQLTVRTSRTNQIMAVVFFHPQKLDEDETASLKESLRSYFTDGEGKDSGVTSLHFVRMGQRTSAGSEDLPCELVAGEPWIHEELLGLSFRISPHSFFQTNTLAAEVLYSSVGEWAELDQDTTLLDVCCGTGTIGISLAKRVRKVIGIDLCQEAVNDAKVNAEVNGLTNVEYHCGKAEDVFPSILNAVVSPNVTAIVDPPRAGLHSRVILAIRRAEHLKRLVYVTCNAKAAMNNFIDLCRAPSNRVHGAPFRPVRAMAVDLFPQTTHCETVLLFQRVDYG; the protein is encoded by the exons ATG TCCGGCTCTCAGGTGGTGATGGCGGATGTAATGACCGCAGACTCCTCTAACCTGAACCAAGAGACTGACCTCCAACCAGGATCCCTGCAGGAGGAAAAGCAACCCAAGGAGGAACCTGGAGCAGAAAGCaataaagaaggagaagaaggagaagattgTAGCAACTCTGATATCTACCGCTACATCAAGGATGATCTGTTCACCTCAGAGATCTTCAAGGTGCAGATCCAGAACCTGCCCAGGTACATCGGCTTCAACGACCTGAAGAAGTTCCTGAGCAAACATGGGCTGAACCCACACAAGATCAAGCTGATGGGGAGGCAGTCCTTCGCCTTCGTCACCTTCAAAAACCAG GAGGACAGGGACAAGGCCATGAAGCTGGTCCACGGCGTCCACTGGAAGGGGAAAGTCCTGAGTGTGCGATTGGCCAAGCCTAAAGCTGACCCCCTCCTCAGGAAGCGTAAGCAGGACGGAGAGGCGGCGGACGGAGGACAGCCAGCACCCAAACGTCCAGCTGAGGGACGCGACGGTGGTGAGGACGAACCCCTCGGCGTCCAGCTCGCCAATGTGGTCACGCCCCTGTGGCAGGTTCCGTACCCTGAGCAGCTCCAGAGGAAGGAGCAGGAGGTCGAGGCGGTCCTGCACACGCTCACCAG ggaaATAGGGAACAGTAATAAAGCCATGCTGCCGTGGCTGTTTGTGCAGAAGGAGAagaataaaggtgtgtgttgtCCTCTGGAGCCCATCAAACCCTCACCTGTACAG ACGGAGTACAGGAATAAGTGTGAGTTTGTGATCAGTGCCGGTGCGGACGGAGAGGATAAGACGGTGGGGTTCCGCTTGGGGAAGTATAAAGGAGGCTCATGCGCTGTGGTCAGTCCCTCAGACACCATCCACGTTCCTGAAGGAGCCAAACGCGTCGTCCTCGCCTTCCAGAACTACATCCg gtctacTCCGTATGCTGTGTACAGTCCAGAGACATATGAAGGTCACTGGAGGCAGCTCACTGTCCGCACGAGcagaaccaatcagatcatGGCTGTGGTCTTCTTCCATCCACag AAACTGGACGAGGACGAGACGGCGTCTCTGAAGGAGTCTCTGAGGAGCTATTTCACAGACGGAGAGGGGAAGGACAGCGGGGTTACGTCTCTGCACTTCGTCAGGATGGGACAGAG GACGTCTGCAGGGTCAGAGGATTTGCCGTGTGAGCTGGTGGCCGGTGAGCCATGGATCCACGAGGAACTGCTCGGACTCAGCTTCCGCATTTCTCCTCACTCCTTCTTCCAG ACGAACACTCTAGCGGCAGAGGTGTTGTACTCGTCTGTAGGTGAGTGGGCGGAGCTGGACCAGGACACCACTTTGCTGGATGTGTGCTGTGGAACAGGAACCATCGGCATCTCTCTGGCcaag agagtcAGGAAGGTAATAGGAATTGATTTGTGTCAGGAAGCCGTTAACGATGCTAAAGTGAACGCTGAAGTTAATG gtttaaCCAACGTGGAGTATCACTGTGGTAAAGCGGAGGACGTTTTCCCCTCCATACTGAACGCTGTGGTGTCTCCTAATGTTACTGCCATTGTAGATCCTCCTCGAGCCGGACTGC ATTCCAGGGTGATTTTGGCGATCCGGAGGGCGGAGCATCTGAAGCGTCTGGTTTACGTCACCTGTAACGCCAAAGCGGCCATGAACAACTTCATCGA TCTGTGCAGAGCGCCGTCTAACCGCGTTCACGGAGCGCCGTTCCGTCCGGTGCGAGCCATGGCGGTGGACCTGTTCCCTCAGACCACACACTGTGAGACCGTCCTGCTGTTCCAGAGAGTTGACTACGGCTAA
- the trmt2a gene encoding tRNA (uracil-5-)-methyltransferase homolog A isoform X2, with product MADVMTADSSNLNQETDLQPGSLQEEKQPKEEPGAESNKEGEEGEDCSNSDIYRYIKDDLFTSEIFKVQIQNLPRYIGFNDLKKFLSKHGLNPHKIKLMGRQSFAFVTFKNQEDRDKAMKLVHGVHWKGKVLSVRLAKPKADPLLRKRKQDGEAADGGQPAPKRPAEGRDGGEDEPLGVQLANVVTPLWQVPYPEQLQRKEQEVEAVLHTLTREIGNSNKAMLPWLFVQKEKNKGVCCPLEPIKPSPVQTEYRNKCEFVISAGADGEDKTVGFRLGKYKGGSCAVVSPSDTIHVPEGAKRVVLAFQNYIRSTPYAVYSPETYEGHWRQLTVRTSRTNQIMAVVFFHPQKLDEDETASLKESLRSYFTDGEGKDSGVTSLHFVRMGQRTSAGSEDLPCELVAGEPWIHEELLGLSFRISPHSFFQTNTLAAEVLYSSVGEWAELDQDTTLLDVCCGTGTIGISLAKRVRKVIGIDLCQEAVNDAKVNAEVNGLTNVEYHCGKAEDVFPSILNAVVSPNVTAIVDPPRAGLHSRVILAIRRAEHLKRLVYVTCNAKAAMNNFIDLCRAPSNRVHGAPFRPVRAMAVDLFPQTTHCETVLLFQRVDYG from the exons ATGGCGGATGTAATGACCGCAGACTCCTCTAACCTGAACCAAGAGACTGACCTCCAACCAGGATCCCTGCAGGAGGAAAAGCAACCCAAGGAGGAACCTGGAGCAGAAAGCaataaagaaggagaagaaggagaagattgTAGCAACTCTGATATCTACCGCTACATCAAGGATGATCTGTTCACCTCAGAGATCTTCAAGGTGCAGATCCAGAACCTGCCCAGGTACATCGGCTTCAACGACCTGAAGAAGTTCCTGAGCAAACATGGGCTGAACCCACACAAGATCAAGCTGATGGGGAGGCAGTCCTTCGCCTTCGTCACCTTCAAAAACCAG GAGGACAGGGACAAGGCCATGAAGCTGGTCCACGGCGTCCACTGGAAGGGGAAAGTCCTGAGTGTGCGATTGGCCAAGCCTAAAGCTGACCCCCTCCTCAGGAAGCGTAAGCAGGACGGAGAGGCGGCGGACGGAGGACAGCCAGCACCCAAACGTCCAGCTGAGGGACGCGACGGTGGTGAGGACGAACCCCTCGGCGTCCAGCTCGCCAATGTGGTCACGCCCCTGTGGCAGGTTCCGTACCCTGAGCAGCTCCAGAGGAAGGAGCAGGAGGTCGAGGCGGTCCTGCACACGCTCACCAG ggaaATAGGGAACAGTAATAAAGCCATGCTGCCGTGGCTGTTTGTGCAGAAGGAGAagaataaaggtgtgtgttgtCCTCTGGAGCCCATCAAACCCTCACCTGTACAG ACGGAGTACAGGAATAAGTGTGAGTTTGTGATCAGTGCCGGTGCGGACGGAGAGGATAAGACGGTGGGGTTCCGCTTGGGGAAGTATAAAGGAGGCTCATGCGCTGTGGTCAGTCCCTCAGACACCATCCACGTTCCTGAAGGAGCCAAACGCGTCGTCCTCGCCTTCCAGAACTACATCCg gtctacTCCGTATGCTGTGTACAGTCCAGAGACATATGAAGGTCACTGGAGGCAGCTCACTGTCCGCACGAGcagaaccaatcagatcatGGCTGTGGTCTTCTTCCATCCACag AAACTGGACGAGGACGAGACGGCGTCTCTGAAGGAGTCTCTGAGGAGCTATTTCACAGACGGAGAGGGGAAGGACAGCGGGGTTACGTCTCTGCACTTCGTCAGGATGGGACAGAG GACGTCTGCAGGGTCAGAGGATTTGCCGTGTGAGCTGGTGGCCGGTGAGCCATGGATCCACGAGGAACTGCTCGGACTCAGCTTCCGCATTTCTCCTCACTCCTTCTTCCAG ACGAACACTCTAGCGGCAGAGGTGTTGTACTCGTCTGTAGGTGAGTGGGCGGAGCTGGACCAGGACACCACTTTGCTGGATGTGTGCTGTGGAACAGGAACCATCGGCATCTCTCTGGCcaag agagtcAGGAAGGTAATAGGAATTGATTTGTGTCAGGAAGCCGTTAACGATGCTAAAGTGAACGCTGAAGTTAATG gtttaaCCAACGTGGAGTATCACTGTGGTAAAGCGGAGGACGTTTTCCCCTCCATACTGAACGCTGTGGTGTCTCCTAATGTTACTGCCATTGTAGATCCTCCTCGAGCCGGACTGC ATTCCAGGGTGATTTTGGCGATCCGGAGGGCGGAGCATCTGAAGCGTCTGGTTTACGTCACCTGTAACGCCAAAGCGGCCATGAACAACTTCATCGA TCTGTGCAGAGCGCCGTCTAACCGCGTTCACGGAGCGCCGTTCCGTCCGGTGCGAGCCATGGCGGTGGACCTGTTCCCTCAGACCACACACTGTGAGACCGTCCTGCTGTTCCAGAGAGTTGACTACGGCTAA